Sequence from the Oncorhynchus kisutch isolate 150728-3 linkage group LG12, Okis_V2, whole genome shotgun sequence genome:
tttgtcacttctaggttagactactgcaatgctctattttccggctacccggataaagcactaaataaacttcagttagtgctaaatacggctgctagaatcctgactagaaccaaaaaatttgatcatattactccagtgctagcctctctacactggcttcctgtcaaagcaagggctgatttcaaggttttactgctaacctacaaagcattacatgggcttgctcctacctatctctctgatttggtcctgccgtacatacctacacgtacgctacggtcacaagacgcaggcctcctaattgtccctagaatttctaagcaaacagctggaggcagggctttctcctattttatggaacggtctgcctacccatgtcagagacgcaaactcgttctcaacctttaagtctttactgaagactcatctcttcagtgggtcatatgattgagtgtagtctggcccaggagtgggaaggtgaacggaaaggttctggagcaacgaaccgcccttgctgtctctgcctggccggttcccctctttccactgggattctctgcctctataaccctattacaggggctgagtcactggcttgctggggctctctcatgccgtccctggagggggtgcgtcacctgagtgggttgattcactgttgtggtcatcctgtctgggttggcgccccccccttgggttgtgccgtggcggagatctttgtgggctatactcagccttgtctcaggatggtaagttggtggttgaagatatccctctagtggtgtgggggctgtgctttggcaaagtgggtggggttatatccttcctgtttggccctgtccgggggtgtcctcggatggggccacagtgtctcctgacccctcctgtctcagcctccagtatttatgctgcagtagtttatgtgtcggggggctggggtcagtttgttatatctggagtacttctcctgtcctattcggtgtcctgtgtgaatctaagtgtgcgttctctaattctctccttctctctttctttctctctctcggaggacctgagccctaggaccatgccccaggactacctgacatgatgactccttgctgtccccagtccacctggccatgctgctgctccagtttcaacttccacctgactgtgctgctgctccagtttcaactgttctgccttattattattcgaccatgctggtcatttatgaacatttgaacatcttggccatgttctgttataatctccacccggcacagccagaagaggactggccaccccacatagcctggttcgtctctaggtttcttcctaggtattggcctttctagggagtttttcctagccaccgtgcttctacacctgcattgcttgctgtttggggttttaggctgggtttctgtacagcactttgagatatcagctgatgtacgaagggctatataaataaatttgatttgatttgatttgtagaggCCGATCCTGGTTGGCTTCTGATGGCTGTAGAGGCCGATCCTGGTTGGCTTCAGATGGCTGTAGAGGCCGATCCAGGTGGGTCTTCAGATGGCTGTAGAGGCCGATCCAGGTGGGTCTTCAGATGGCTGTAGAGGCCAATCCTGGTGGGTCTTCAGAAGGCTGTAGAGGCCATCCTGGTTGGCTTCAGATGGCTGTAGAGGCTGATCTAGGAGACACATATTTTGGTGCCATTCGGGCAGGTGTGAGTGCTGGTTGGGCTTTCCTGTTGAAAGattctctctgtgttgctgcccCGATGAACATATATTTGGTGTAGTGAAGCCCCAATGTGGATGTTTTTGTCTGTTTAGTGCAGTGTCCTCCCAGCTGTGTCTGTTTAGTGCAGTGTCCTCCCAGTTGTGTCTGTTTAGTTCAGTGTCCTCCCAGCTGTGTCTGTTTAGTGCAGTGTCCTCCCAGCAGTGTCTGTTTAGTGCAGTGTCCTCCCAGTTGTGTCTGTTTAGTTCAGTGTCCTCCCAGCTGTGTCTGTTTAGTGCAGTGTCCTCCCAGCAGTGTTTGTTTAGTGCAGTGTCCTCCCAGCTGTGTCTGTTTAGTGCAGTGTCCTCCCAGCTGTGTCTGTTTAGTGCAGTGTCCTCCCAGCTGTGTCTGTTTAGTGCAGTGTCCTCCCAGCTGTGTCTCTTTAGTGCAGTGTCCTCCCAGCTGTGTCTGTTTAGTGCAGTGTCCTCCCAGCTGTGTCTGTTTAGTGCAGTGTCCTCCCAGTTGTGTCTCTTTAGTGCAGTGTCCTCCCAGCTGTGTCTCTTTAGTGCAGTGTCCTCCCAGCTGTGTCTGTTTAGTGCAGTGTCCTCCCAGCAGTGTCTGTTTAGTGCAGTGTCCTCCCAGCTGTGTCTGTTTAGTGCAGTGTCCTCCCAGCTGTGTCTGTTTAGTGCAGTGTCCTCCCAGCTGTGTCTGTTTAGTGCAGTGTCCTCCCAGCTGTGTCTGTTTAGTTCAGTGTCCTCCCAGCTGTGTCTGTTTAGTGCAGTGTCCTCCCAGCAGTGTCTGTTTAGTGCAGTGTCCTCCCAGCAGTGTCTGTTTAGTGCAGTGTCCTCCCAGCTGTGTCTGTTTAGTGCAGTGTCCTCCCAGCTGTGTCTGTTTAGTGCAGTGTCCTCCCAGCTGTGTCTGTTTAGTGCAGTGTCCTCCCAGCTGTGTCTGTTTAGTGCAGTGTCCTCCCAGCTGTGTCTGTTTAGTTCAGTGTCCTCCCAGCTGTGTCTGTTTAGTGCAGTGTCCTCCCAGCTGTGTCTGTTTAGTGCAGTGTCCTCCCAGCAGTGTCTGTTTAGTGCAGTGTCCTCCCAGCTGTGTCTGTTTAGTGCAGTGTCCTCCCAGCTGTGTCTGTTTAGTGCAGTGTCCTCCCAGCTGTGTCTGTTTAGTGCAGTGTCCTCCCAGCTGTGTCTGTTAAGTGCAGTGTCCTCCCAGCTGTGTCTGTTTAGTGCAGTGTCCTCCCAGCAGTGTCTGTTTAGTGCAGTGTCCTCCCAGCTGTGTCTGTTTAGTGCAGTGTCCTCCCAGCAGTGTCTGTTTAGTGCAGTGTCCTCCCAGCTGTGTCTGTTTAGTGCAGTGTCCTCCCAGTTGTGTCTGTTTAGTGCAGTGTCCTCCCAGCAGTGTCTGTTTAGTGCAGTGTCCTCCCAGCTGTGTCTGTTTAGTGCAGTGTCCTCCCAGTTGTGTCTGTTTAGTGCAGTGTCCTCCCAGCTGTGTCTGTTTAGTGCAGTGTCCTCCCAGCTGTTGGAGGTGATGTGGAATttcttatgttttttttatttcatacTGTCTTTGCGGCTTTTATTTTGCTCGCCTGGGACGCGAGAGGAGGACGCGAGAGGAGGACGGGAGAGGAGGACGGGAGAGGAGGACGGGAGGGAGGACGCGAGAGGAGGACGGGAGAGGAGGAcgggagaggacgggagaggaggACGGGAGAGGAGGACGGGAGGGAGGACTGGGAGGACGCGACCCGTTTCAGGAGGTGTGAGTTGGGCATCCGGATGACATGGCCATGGGAGTTGGTGTTGTATTATAGTTGTGGTGATGCTGTTTCCAGTATGTGCTGGTACTGCGTTAGCCAGGTTCCAGTATGTGCTGGTACTGCGTTAGCCAGGTTCCAGTATGTGCTGGTACTGCGTTAGCCAGGTTCCAGTATGTGCTGGTACTGCGTTAGCCAGGTTCCAGTATGTGCTGGTACTGCGTTAGCCAGGTTCCAGTATGTGCTGGTACTGCGTTAGCCAGGTTCCAGTATGTGCTGGTACTGCGTTAGCCAGGTTCCAGTATGTGCTGGTACTGCGTTAGCCAGGTTCCAGTATGTGCTGGTACTGCGTTAGCCAGGTTCCAGTATGTGCTGGTACTGCGTTAGCCAGGTTCCAGTATGTGCTGGTACTGCGTTAGCCAGGTTCCAGTATGTGCTGGTACTGCGTTAGCCAGGTTCCAGTATGTGCTGGTACTGCGTTAGCCAGGTTCCAGTACTTTTTGGCCGGTAGAGCGGGGCTTACCAAACGTTTTCACTCAGGCcacccttccagcattggggaacatgcCACTCCCGCAGATGAGTCAGATGAAGTCCTCCCAGCTGTGCagtgacccagagtcagatgatctCCTTTATctgctgacccagagtcagatgaggtcctttatctaatGACCCAGAATCAGATGATCTCCTTTATCTaatgacccagagtcagatgatctCCTTTATctgctgacccagagtcagatgaggtcctttatctactgacccagagtcagatgaggccctttatctactgacccagagtcagatgaggttctctatctactgacccagagtcagatgaactcctttatctactgacccagagtcagatgaggtcctttatctactgacccagagtcagatgaggccctttatctactgacccagagtcagatgaggttctctatctactgacccagagtcagatgaagtcctttatctactgacccagagtcagatgatctCCTTTATctgctgacccagagtcagatgaggccctttatctactgacccagagtcagatgaggtcctttatctaatGACCCAGAATCAGATGATCTCCTTTATCTaatgacccagagtcagatgatctCCTTTATctgctgacccagagtcagatgaggtcctttatctactgacccagagtcagatgaggccctttatctactgacccagagtcagatgaggccctttatctactgacccagagtcagatgaggttctctatctactgacccagagtcagatgaggtcctttatctactgacccagagtcagatgaggtcctttatctactgacccagagtcagatgaggttctctatctactgacccagagtcagatgaagtcctttatctactgacccagagtcagatgaagtcctttatctactgacccagagtcagatgaggctctttatctactgacccagagtcagatgaggctctttatctactgacccagagtcagatgaggtcctttatctactgacccagagtcagatgaggtcctttatctactgacccagagtcagatgaggctctttatctactgacccagagtcagatgaggtcctttatctactgacccagagtcagatgaggtcctttatctactgacccagagtcagatgaagtcctttatctactgacccagagtcagatgaac
This genomic interval carries:
- the LOC116376567 gene encoding uncharacterized protein LOC116376567, which translates into the protein MAVEADPGWLQMAVEADPGGSSDGCRGRSRRHIFWCHSGRCECWLGFPVERFSLCCCPDEHIFGVVKPQCGCFCLFSAVSSQLCLFSAVSSQLCLFSSVSSQLCLFSAVSSQQCLFSAVSSQLCLFSSVSSQLCLFSAVSSQQCLFSAVSSQLCLFSAVSSQLCLFSAVSSQLCLFSAVSSQLCLFSAVSSQLCLFSAVSSQLCLFSAVSSQLCLFSAVSSQLCLFSAVSSQLCLFSAVSSQQCLFSAVSSQLCLFSAVSSQLCLFSAVSSQLCLFSAVSSQLCLFSSVSSQLCLFSAVSSQQCLFSAVSSQQCLFSAVSSQLCLFSAVSSQLCLFSAVSSQLCLFSAVSSQLCLFSAVSSQLCLFSSVSSQLCLFSAVSSQLCLFSAVSSQQCLFSAVSSQLCLFSAVSSQLCLFSAVSSQLCLFSAVSSQLCLLSAVSSQLCLFSAVSSQQCLFSAVSSQLCLFSAVSSQQCLFSAVSSQLCLFSAVSSQLCLFSAVSSQQCLFSAVSSQLCLFSAVSSQLCLFSAVSSQLCLFSAVSSQLLEVMWNFLCFFYFILSLRLLFCSPGTREEDARGGRERRTGEEDGREDARGGRERRTGEDGRGGRERRTGGRTGRTRPVSGAFMKQRRMGLNDFIQRLATSNSFTCKQ